The following DNA comes from Curtobacterium sp. 9128.
GGTACAGCATCCGCCACACCACGACGTTCGCGACGATCGGCGTGATGGTCGGGATGAAGAACAGCACCCGGAAGACGTGTCGGCCAGCGATCCTCGGCGTCAGCCAGGCGGCGAGCCCGAGCGACACGACGAGGTTGAGCGGCACGTACAGCACCACGAACAGCGCGGTGTTGAGGGTGACCGTGCGGAACACCGGGTCGGCGAAGAGCCGCGCGTAGTTCTCGATGCCGGCGAACGACCGTGCGCCGAGCGTCGGCCAGTTCATGAAGCTCACGACGAGCGACGCGATGATCGGGAACGCCGTGAACACGACGAGGCCGATGGAGTGTGGTGCGGCGAACCCGGCACCCCACCAGGTGCGGCGCCCGACGGGGCCTGGGTCGCCGCCCTGCCGGTTCGGCGTGGCCGTGCCGGCCGCCACGGCGGTCGCGACCGCCGGGACGGCCGCGGCGGCCGGTGGGTCCTGGATGGTGGTCATGCGACGACCTCCTCGTCGTTCGCGCGGTCCTGGGGGTGGGACGGGACGGACTGGAGGCTGTGCGCACGTCGTGCGCCGAGCCTCCAGTCCGTCAGCTCGTCACTGGGTGCCGAGCTGGCCGGCGATGGAGGACATGGTCTCCTTGCCGGAGGTCTGCCCGTTCACCGCCTGGAGCGCGTACTGCGTGAACAGCTGGGACAGCTGGTCGCTCTGCTTGTTGCCGAGCAGCGGCGACGACTTCGCGAGTGCCGCCTTGAGCGCGGGTTCCGCGCCCTCGATGCCGGCGCTGGAGTACCAGGCGGCCTGCGCCGCGGTCCGACCGGGGAACGCGCGTCCCTGCTCGGCGAGCGAGGTCAGGACCTTCTCGCTGGTCATCGTCTGCACGGCCTTGAACGCCTGCTCCGGGTACTTGCACTGCTTCGAGACGCCGAAGCCGGAGCCGGCTGCGAAGGTCGACGGGCCGGACGTCCCGGCGGGGAGCGTCGTCACGCCGAGGTCGAACGTGACCTTGGCCTTCTGGCTGATGAGCGACCACGGACCGTCGGTGTACATCGCGACCTTGCCGGCGGCGAAGTCGTTGCCCGGTGTCGACGAGTCGGAGGACGCCTGCGTCGCGTAGCCCTTCTTCACCAGGCTGGCCATCCAGTCCAGGCCGTCCGCGAACTTCGCGTTCGACGCGTCGAGCTTGCCGCCGGAGGTGATCACCCGGCCGCCGTTGTAGCCGTAGACCATCGACTCCAGGTTGAGGTCGGCCACCGTCGAGCCGTACTCGGTGATGCCCTTCGCCTTGAGCGCCGCTCCGGCCGCCTCGAAGTCGTCGACGGTCCAGCCGGGCTGCGGCTCGGCCACACCGGCCTGCTTGAAGAGGTCCCTGTTGTAGAACATCATGATGGGCCCGGTGTCGTACGGCAGCCCGTAGAGCTTCCCGTCCACCTTCATGCCGTCGAGCGCGGTGCTGTCGAACGCGGACAGGTCCGTGCCGTCCTTCTTGGCGAGGTCGTCGAGCGGCAACAGCGACTCCGTGTAGTTCGCCGCGCGGAGCGACTGCATGCTCACGACGCACTGGGCGCTTCCGGCGCTCAACTGCGTGCTGAGCTTCGTGAAGTAGTTCTCGAACGGAGCGCCCTGGATCGTCAGGGTGATGCCGTCCTCGCTCTTCACGGTGTCGGCGACCTTCTGCCAGGCGGCCTTGTCCTCCTTCCCGGCGATCCACATGGACCAGGTCAGGGCGTCCTTCGACTGGCTCCCGCCGGCGCTGCTGCCGGAGGAACAGCCGCTGAGCACGAGGGCCGCGGCTGCTGCCGCCGCGAGCCCGGCGATGATGCGTCGTCGTTGCATCGGAGTCTCCACTTCGTCGTGGTGATCGGGTGAGGGGGTGTGGTCAGGCGACGCGGACCGCGTCGCGTGGGGAGTCGACGGCCCAGACCGGGCCGTCGGGGAACTCGTACGTGTCGAGGGAGTCGGCGAGCATCTCGGTGCCGGCTCCGGGAGCGGTGGGGGGCCAGTAGCGGCCGTCGTGCACGTCGACCGGGGTCACGAAGTGCTCGTGGAGGTGGTCGACGTACTCGATGCAGCGGGTGTCGAGGTCGCCGGACAGCGCCACGGCGTCGAACATCGACAGGTGCTGCACGGCCTCGCAGAGCCCGACGCCGCCGGCGTGCGGGCAGACCCGGACGCCGTACTTGGCGGCGAGGAGCAGGATCGCGAGGTTCTCGTTGACACCGGCCACGCGGGTCGCGTCGATCTGCAACACGCGCATCGCCTCGGCCTGGATGAGCTGCTTCGCGATGACCCGGTTCGCCATGTGCTCCCCCGTCGCGACCGGGATCGGGGCGATGCGGCGGGCGATCTCGGCGTGGGCGAGCACGTCGTCGGGGCTCGTCGGCTCCTCGACCCAGGCGATGTCGAACGGTCGGAGTCGATCGATCCACGCCACCGCCTCGTCGACGTCCCACCGCTGGTTCGCGTCGACGGCGATCCGGATGTCCGGACCGACGACGGCGCGGGCGATCCCCATCCGGCGGACGTCCTCGTCGACGTCGCCGCCGACCTTGAGCTTGATCTGCGTGAAGCCCTCGTCGACGGCCTCTCGGCACAGGCGGGCGAGCTTGTCGTCGTCGTAGCCGAGCCAGCCGGGGGTGGTCGTGTACGCCGGGTAGCCCTGCGCTTCGAGCCGCGCTCGACGGGCCGCACGGAGCGGCTCGGCCTCGCGGAGCATCGCGAGCGCCTCGGCGGGGGTGATCGCGTCGGTGAGGTAGCGGAAGTCCACCAGGTCGACGAGCTCCTCGGGCGCGAGGCCGGCGAGGTGCGCCCAGAGCGGCTCCCCTGCGCGCTTCGCCCTGAGGTCCCAGAGGGCGTTCACGACGGCGCCGATCGCCATGTGCATGACGCCCTTCTCCGGGCCGAGCCAGCGGAGCTGCGAGTCGTGCACGAGTTCGCGCCAGGTGCCGCCCATGTCCGCCAGGAGTGCTTCGGCGTCGCGACCGACGACGTGTCCGCGGAGTGCGGCGATGGCGGCTTCCTGGACCTCGTTGCCGCGGCCGATGGTGAAGACGAAGGCGGATCCCGCGAGCCCGTCGAGTGCGTCGGTCGTGATCTCGACGGTCGCGGCGGAGTAGTCGGGCGCCGGGTTCATGGCGTCGGACCCGTCGTGTTCCCGAGAGGTCGGGAACCGGATGTCGCGCACGCGCAGACCGGTGATGCGGCTCATCGTGTCTCCTGCCCGTCCGGTCTCCGTCGACCGAACGAGGTAATCAAAACATCCGATGTCTACCGCGTCAAGCGTCTATTTCGTCACGTTCTGGCGTCATGTCCGCCGCAACCACCCGATGACTGGGTGCGGGCCGGGTCGCACGGCCGGGCCGCGCCGGGTGGTCACGACATGCCGTCGGCGTGCCGCCGAGGGGTCACCATCCGTCGCTCCGCGGGCCGGGTCGCACGGCCGGGCCGCGCCGAGTGGTCACGACATGCCGTCGGCGTGCCGCCGAGGGTGCACGAAGCGTCGCTCCGCGGGCCGGCAGGCGACGACTCGCGACCAGTCGGCGGACGTGAGCGGCACGTCGTGACGCCTCGGGGCAGCGAAAGACGGGCGGCGGACGGGAGGCCCGTGGCGGGCGGCCACGAGCCTCCCGTCCGGCGGGCAGTCGCGACGCGACCTGCCGCAGACGCGCGCCGCGTGGTCAGGACATGCCGTCGGTGTGCGGCCGAGGGTGCACGAAGTGTCGCTCCGCGGGCCGGCAGGCGACGACTCGCGACCAGTCGGCGGACGTGAGCGGCACGTCGTGACACCTCGGGGCAGCGAGAGACGGGCGGCGGACGGGAGGCCCGTGGCGGGCGGCCACGAGCCTCCCGTCCGGCGGGCAGTCGCGACGCGACCTGCCGCAGACGCGCGCCGAGTGGTCACGACATGCCGTCGGCGTGCCGCCGAGGGTGCACGAAGCGTCGCTCCGCGGGCCGGCAGGCGACGACTCGCGACCAGTCGGCGGACGTGAGCGGCACGTCGTGACGCCTCGGGGCAGCGAAAGACGGGCGGCGGACGGGAGGCCCGTGGCGGGCGGCCACGAGCCTCCCGTCCGGCGGGCAGTCGCGACGCGACCTGCCGCAGACGCGCGCCGCGTGGTCAGGACATGCCGTCGGTGTGCGGCCGAGGGTGCACGAAGTGTCGCTCCGCGGGCCGGCAGGCGACGACTCGCGACCAGTCGGCGGACGTGAGCGGCACGTCGTGACACCTCGGGCTACCAGGAGGCGCGCACACTGACTCAGGACGCGGCGAGCCGGCCCATCTCGGCGACCACGCCGCGGACGCGTGCAGCGAGCTCGTCGCGCGAGCCGACGGTGACGCGGTGCGCGGTCTCGATGACCGCGGCCATCACGAGGGTCGTGGCCGTCCGGGCGGTGTCCGCGTCGGTGCGTTCGCACGCGACCTCGTACACCGCGAGCCGCGCATCGGCCATCCACTGCAGCATCGTCGGGACCATCTCGGGGCGGGCCTGGACGAGCGCCTTCATCCGGGAGCGGTCCTCGGGGAGCTCCACCGTGGACGCGAAGAGGTCGCAGAGGTCGTGGACGAGCTGCCCGTCCGAGGCGAGGAACGCCTCGCGCGCGTGGTGCGGGATCGCCGTTCCAGGCAGCCCGAGGGCGGCGTGCCCCTTCGAGGAGAAGTAGTTGAAGAAGGTCCGGGTGGAGACGCCGGCCTCGGCGCAGATCTCCTCGACGGTCACGCCGGCGAGTCCGCGATCGGTGACGAGTGCGAGCGCGGCTTCGTGCATGGACTGCCGGGTGCGCTGCTTCTTGCGCTCCCGGAGGCCGCAGTGCTCGTCGTCGGTTGCGGTGGCGTCCGTGGCGGGCGCTTCGGTGGTGCTCACGGGGTGCTCCTGGTGCGGGTCGGGACCTCCCGCAGTGCTGCGGGAGGCCCCGATGGTGCCTAGTTCGCCGAACGCGGACCCTGGACGGGGATCGAACCGGTGGACGGTGCCGTCGGCGAGCCCATCGTGTTCGCGGCCTCGACGGCCTGGGCCTCGAGGTCGTCGGCGGTGCCGTCGGCGTCGGCCTGCTCCTGCAGGGCCGAGCTCTTGCGGAGCGGCGGCGCCCTGAAGAACCAGCTGAGGACGAACGCCAGCAGGATCACGGCGAAACCGACCCAGTAGACGGTCACGGCCGAGGTGTTGAACCCGGTCATGAACGGCCGCGTGAGCGCCGGTGCCGCGCCGTTGAGGTAGGACGTGTCGCTCGTCTCGGAGCTGCTGCTGCTGCTGCTCGAGGAGGACGATGCCTTGTCCATCTGCTTGACGACACCGGGGACGACCTGGTCGACCCAGTACGTGCGCTCGGCCTTGTCGGACCAGTCGACGACCAATGCGCCGTTCTCGACCGTGGCGTGCGCCTTGTCGGCGGCAGCGGCGAGCGCCTGGCTCTCCGCCTCGGGCAGTGCGGCGGCGACCTGCTGGTCGATGACGCCCTGCGCCGCGGCGGCCGGGACTGCGCCTGCTGCGACCTGCTGCTGGACGGCAGCGGTCACCTGCTGCGTGACGGCCTGGTCGGCGGCCTGCTTCGCGGCGCTCGTCGCGTCGGTCAACCCGGAGGAGACCTGCTGCTTGATCGGGGTGACGATCGGGTTCCAGATCTGGTCCATGACGCCCTGGTTGGCCTTCGCCGACGCGACGGTCGGGTTGAGCGCGGCGTCGAGCGCACCGGTCAGGTTCTGCTTGTCGGCCGTGGCGTGCACGATGTTCGCCGGCATGATCGAGAACAGGACGCTCAGGAGCACCGCGGTGCCGAGCGTTCCACCGATCTGGCGGAAGAACGTCGCCGAGCTCGTCGCCACACCCATGTCACGTGGCTGGACCGAGTTCTGCGAGGCGAGCGTGATGCTCTGCATGAGCTGACCGAGGCCGAGCCCGATGAGGAACATGCCGATCATCAGGAACCAGAGCGGCTTGTCGATCGTCATGAACGTCAGGACGACGTAGCCGATCGAGACCAGCGCGGTCCCGATGACCGGGAACTGGCGGTACTTGCCCGTGCGGGCGACGATCTGGCCGGAGGCGATCGACGCGATCATCAGGCCACCGATCATCGGCAGCGTGGCGAAGCCCGACTCGGTCGGGGTCAGCCCGGTCACGATCTGCAGGTACAGCGGGATGGTCAGCATGGCGCCGAACATCGCGAAGCCCACGAGGAAGCCGAGGATGGTCGCCATCGAGAACACGCCGGAGCGGAAGAGCTTCAGCGGGATGATCGCGTCGTCCTTCATGAGCGTCTCGATCACCAGGAACGCGACGAGGCCCACGGCACCGGTCACGTAGCAGGCGATCGCGCCGGCCGAGCCCCAGCCCCAGGTGCGGCCCTGTTCGGCCACGAGGAGCAGCGGGACCAGGGTCACGATGACCGAGGTGGCGCCCCACCAGTCGATGCGCGGCTTCGCCTTGGCGTCACCGAACTTCGGGAGGTGCAGGAACGCGATGACCATGAGCAGCGCGCCGACGCCGATCGGGACGTTGATGAGGAACACCCAGCGCCATCCGGTGACACCGAGGATGCTCGACGCACCGGCGAAGAGCCCACCGATGAGCGGGCCGATGACCGAGGAGATGCCGAAGACGGCGAGGAAGTAGCCCTGGTACTTGGCACGTTCACGCGGGGCGAGGATGTCGCCCATGATCGCCAGCGGCAGCGACATCAGCGCACCGGCACCGATGCCCTGGAAGGCACGGAAGGCGGCGAGCATGATCATCGACGTCGACATGGTCGAGAGCAGCGATCCGAGGATGAAGACCGCGATGCCGAAGATGTAGAGCGGGCGACGACCGAAGACGTCGGAGAGCTTGCCGTAGATCGGCGTGGTGATCGTGCTCGCGATGAGGTACGCGGTCGTCACCCAGGCCTGCTGGTCGAGTCCGTGCAGGTCGTCGCCGATGGTGCGGATCGCCGTGCCGACGATCGTCTGGTCGAGCGAGGACAGGAACATCCCGGCCATGAGGCCGTAGATGACGAGGAGGATCTGGCGGTGCGACATGATCGGCTTGCCCGGCGTGCT
Coding sequences within:
- a CDS encoding sugar ABC transporter substrate-binding protein, encoding MQRRRIIAGLAAAAAAALVLSGCSSGSSAGGSQSKDALTWSMWIAGKEDKAAWQKVADTVKSEDGITLTIQGAPFENYFTKLSTQLSAGSAQCVVSMQSLRAANYTESLLPLDDLAKKDGTDLSAFDSTALDGMKVDGKLYGLPYDTGPIMMFYNRDLFKQAGVAEPQPGWTVDDFEAAGAALKAKGITEYGSTVADLNLESMVYGYNGGRVITSGGKLDASNAKFADGLDWMASLVKKGYATQASSDSSTPGNDFAAGKVAMYTDGPWSLISQKAKVTFDLGVTTLPAGTSGPSTFAAGSGFGVSKQCKYPEQAFKAVQTMTSEKVLTSLAEQGRAFPGRTAAQAAWYSSAGIEGAEPALKAALAKSSPLLGNKQSDQLSQLFTQYALQAVNGQTSGKETMSSIAGQLGTQ
- a CDS encoding enolase C-terminal domain-like protein yields the protein MSRITGLRVRDIRFPTSREHDGSDAMNPAPDYSAATVEITTDALDGLAGSAFVFTIGRGNEVQEAAIAALRGHVVGRDAEALLADMGGTWRELVHDSQLRWLGPEKGVMHMAIGAVVNALWDLRAKRAGEPLWAHLAGLAPEELVDLVDFRYLTDAITPAEALAMLREAEPLRAARRARLEAQGYPAYTTTPGWLGYDDDKLARLCREAVDEGFTQIKLKVGGDVDEDVRRMGIARAVVGPDIRIAVDANQRWDVDEAVAWIDRLRPFDIAWVEEPTSPDDVLAHAEIARRIAPIPVATGEHMANRVIAKQLIQAEAMRVLQIDATRVAGVNENLAILLLAAKYGVRVCPHAGGVGLCEAVQHLSMFDAVALSGDLDTRCIEYVDHLHEHFVTPVDVHDGRYWPPTAPGAGTEMLADSLDTYEFPDGPVWAVDSPRDAVRVA
- a CDS encoding TetR/AcrR family transcriptional regulator — encoded protein: MSTTEAPATDATATDDEHCGLRERKKQRTRQSMHEAALALVTDRGLAGVTVEEICAEAGVSTRTFFNYFSSKGHAALGLPGTAIPHHAREAFLASDGQLVHDLCDLFASTVELPEDRSRMKALVQARPEMVPTMLQWMADARLAVYEVACERTDADTARTATTLVMAAVIETAHRVTVGSRDELAARVRGVVAEMGRLAAS
- a CDS encoding MDR family MFS transporter, with amino-acid sequence MSTATAPVEVQRGRSSAPASTPGKPIMSHRQILLVIYGLMAGMFLSSLDQTIVGTAIRTIGDDLHGLDQQAWVTTAYLIASTITTPIYGKLSDVFGRRPLYIFGIAVFILGSLLSTMSTSMIMLAAFRAFQGIGAGALMSLPLAIMGDILAPRERAKYQGYFLAVFGISSVIGPLIGGLFAGASSILGVTGWRWVFLINVPIGVGALLMVIAFLHLPKFGDAKAKPRIDWWGATSVIVTLVPLLLVAEQGRTWGWGSAGAIACYVTGAVGLVAFLVIETLMKDDAIIPLKLFRSGVFSMATILGFLVGFAMFGAMLTIPLYLQIVTGLTPTESGFATLPMIGGLMIASIASGQIVARTGKYRQFPVIGTALVSIGYVVLTFMTIDKPLWFLMIGMFLIGLGLGQLMQSITLASQNSVQPRDMGVATSSATFFRQIGGTLGTAVLLSVLFSIMPANIVHATADKQNLTGALDAALNPTVASAKANQGVMDQIWNPIVTPIKQQVSSGLTDATSAAKQAADQAVTQQVTAAVQQQVAAGAVPAAAAQGVIDQQVAAALPEAESQALAAAADKAHATVENGALVVDWSDKAERTYWVDQVVPGVVKQMDKASSSSSSSSSSSETSDTSYLNGAAPALTRPFMTGFNTSAVTVYWVGFAVILLAFVLSWFFRAPPLRKSSALQEQADADGTADDLEAQAVEAANTMGSPTAPSTGSIPVQGPRSAN